A genome region from Penaeus monodon isolate SGIC_2016 chromosome 14, NSTDA_Pmon_1, whole genome shotgun sequence includes the following:
- the LOC119580811 gene encoding glycogen phosphorylase-like: MAAPQTDLEKRKQISVRGIAQVENVGNVKKTFNRHLHYTLVKDRNVSTPRDYYFALAHTVRDHLTSRWIRTQQHYYEKDPKRVYYLSLEYYMGRSLTNTMINLGIQSACDEALYQLGLDIEELESLEEDAGLGNGGLGRLAACFLDSMATLGMAAYGYGIRYEYGIFAQKIRNGEQVEEPDDWLRFGNPWEKARPEYMIPVNFYGRVEDTPQGKKWVDTQIVFAMPYDNPIPGYKNNVVNTMRLWSAKSPNNFNLKFFNDGDYIQAVLDRNFAENISRVLYPNDNFFEGKELRLKQEYFMVAATLQDIIRRFKASKFGSKDQVRTDFDTFPDKVALQLNDTHPSLAIPELMRILVDIEGLPWAKAWDICVRTCAYTNHTVLPEALERWPTSMLEHILPRHLQIIYEINHFHLQEVSKKWPGDMDRVRRMSLVEEHGEKRINMAHLCIVGAHAVNGVAAIHSEIIKRDIFKDFAEMNPEKFQNKTNGITPRRWLLLCNPALADVIAEKIGEEWVVHLDQLTKLKPLAKDAGFIRAVQTAKQENKLRLAKQLEQDYGVKVNPSSMFDIQVKRIHEYKRQLLNCLHIITMYNRIKANPGAPFVPRTVMIGGKAAPGYHTAKQIIRLICAVGRVVNNDPIVGDKLKVVYLENYRVTLAEQIIPAADLSEQISTAGTEASGTGNMKFMLNGALTIGTLDGANIEMMEEMGKENIFIFGMTVEEVEELKRRGYNAHDYYNRIPELRQCIDQISSGFFSPSNPDQFKDLVNILMYHDRFYLFADFESYIKCQDSVSMLYQKPNEWTSKAIMNIASSGKFSSDRTIAQYGREIWGVEPSWEKLPAPHEPRDTDITREEAK, encoded by the exons CGTGTGTACTACCTCTCCCTGGAGTACTACATGGGCCGCTCACTGACCAACACCATGATCAACCTGGGCATCCAGTCGGCCTGTGATGAAGCTCTCTATCAACTTGGATTGGATATCGAGGAACTTGAATCTCTGGAGGAGGATGCTGGCTTGGGCAATGGTGGCCTCGGGCGGTTGGCAGCGTGCTTCCTGGATTCCATGGCTACCCTGGGTATGGCAGCCTATGGTTATGGAATCCGTTACGAATATGGTATCTTTGCTCAGAAGATCCGGAATGGGGAGCAG GTTGAGGAGCCTGACGACTGGCTGCGCTTTGGCAACCCATGGGAGAAGGCACGACCAGAGTACATGATTCCTGTTAACTTCTATGGACGCGTAGAGGACACACCCCAGGGCAAGAAGTGGGTTGACACTCAG ATTGTGTTTGCTATGCCATATGATAACCCTATTCCGGGCTACAAGAACAATGTTGTGAATACCATGAGGCTGTGGTCTGCCAAGTCTCCCAATAACTTCAATTTGAAGTTCT TCAATGATGGTGACTACATCCAGGCTGTCCTTGACCGTAACTTTGCTGAGAACATCTCGCGTGTCTTGTACCCCAATGACAATTTCTTTGAGGGTAAAGAGCTTCGCTTGAAGCAGGAATATTTCATGGTTGCCGCCACTCTTCAGGATATCATTAGACGCTTCAAGGCCTCCAAGTTTGGCTCAAAAGACCAGGTTCGCACGGATTTCGACACATTCCCTGATAAG GTAGCTCTCCAGCTGAATGACACTCATCCTTCCCTGGCCATTCCTGAACTGATGCGCATCTTGGTCGACATTGAGGGTCTCCCGTGGGCTAAGGCATGGGACATTTGTGTGAGGACCTGTGCATACACCAATCACACAGTGCTGCCTGAGGCCCTGGAGCGCTGGCCCACAAGCATGCTGGAACACATTCTCCCAAGACATCTCCAGATTATCTACGAGATCAACCATTTCCATCTGCAGGAGGTCTCAAAGAA GTGGCCTGGAGATATGGATCGTGTGAGGCGCATGTCCCTGGTGGAAGAACATGGTGAAAAGAGAATCAACATGGCTCATCTCTGCATTGTCGGCGCTCATGCTGTGAACGGTGTTGCTGCCATTCACTCTGAGATCATCAAGCGAGACATTTTCAAAGACTTTGCGGAAATGAATCCTGAGAAATTCCAGAACAAGACCAATGGTATCACTCCTCGCCGTTGGCTCTTGCTTTGCAATCCAGCTCTTGCTGATGTCATTGCAGAGAAGATTGGAGAAGAATGGGTTGTGCATCTTGATCAGCTTACTAAGCTGAAGCCTCTTGCTAAGGATGCTGGTTTCATCCGTGCTGTGCAAACAGCAAAGCAAGAAAACAAACTGCGTCTCGCTAAACAGCTGGAGCAGGACTATGGTGTTAAGGTGAATCCCTCCTCCATGTTTGATATTCAGGTTAAGCGTATTCATGAGTATAAGCGTCAGTTGCTTAACTGTCTGCACATTATTACTATGTACAACCGCATCAAGGCTAACCCAGGAGCTCCGTTTGTACCTCGCACAGTTATGATTGGTGGTAAAGCTGCCCCAGGCTACCACACAGCTAAGCAGATAATCCGTCTCATTTGTGCTGTTGGTCGTGTAGTAAACAATGACCCTATTGTTGGAGATAAACTGAAGGTTGTATATCTGGAGAACTACCGAGTGACATTGGCTGAACAAATCATCCCAGCTGCTGATCTCTCGGAACAGATCTCTACAGCTGGAACTGAAGCTTCTGGTACTGGCAATATGAAGTTCATGCTTAATGGTGCACTTACAATTGGCACTCTTGATGGTGCAAATATTGAGATGATGGAAGAGATGGGCAAGGAGAACATCTTCATCTTTGGCATGACTGTTGAGGAAGTAGAGGAGCTCAAGCGCCGTGGTTACAATGCTCATGATTATTACAATCGCATCCCAGAGTTGCGCCAGTGCATTGATCAGATCAGCAGTGGATTCTTCTCCCCAAGCAATCCAGACCAATTCAAGGACTTGGTCAACATCCTCATGTATCATGATCGCTTCTACCTGTTCGCTGACTTCGAATCTTACATCAAATGCCAAGATTCAGTCAGCATGCTGTACCAGAAGCCAAATGAATGGACCAGCAAGGCGATCATGAACATTGCCTCCTCCGGCAAGTTCTCCAGTGACAGAACCATTGCACAGTATGGCCGAGAAATCTGGGGGGTTGAGCCCTCATGGGAGAAGTTGCCTGCTCCCCACGAGCCACGTGATACAGATATTACCAGAGAAGAAGCCAAGTAA